The Sesamum indicum cultivar Zhongzhi No. 13 linkage group LG6, S_indicum_v1.0, whole genome shotgun sequence genome has a segment encoding these proteins:
- the LOC105165334 gene encoding E3 ubiquitin protein ligase DRIP2 isoform X2, with product MTCPLCHKLFRDATTIIECLHTFCRKCIYKKLSDEEMDCCPICNIDLGCVPLEKLRADHNLQDVRAKLFPHKRINVKAPELVTPVVLPAKRKERSLSSLVVSTPRVSTQIGMTGRRSKSVARKASKGSSFIIEKPVSNSIEDQPDSSSSPELLNKFTQNLRQNSAAGEPSNHPNSDRGRGNGPDYWEGKVDLWKPLTCLVEAANRSKSSKFSTQGTLAKSEEQLSYENEGLPRKTKNKEQRKKSKVKDEKNYGDHAPPESERPKKFSRIREKARNFGELAPPQAVLDAASAKLDRRTYPIWFSLVASNDVEGDAPPLPQISASYLRIKDGNIPVSFIQKYLKRKLDLTSEAEVDIKCMGQTIIPTLTLNNLVDLWLQTTSTERVSATIGSSAKEFVMVLSYARRVPDS from the exons TTTGCAGGAAATGCATTTACAAGAAGCTCTCAGACGAGGAGATGGACTGCTGTCCAATATGCAATATCGACTTGGGATGTGTTCCGTTGGAGAAGTTGAG GGCGGATCATAATTTGCAAGATGTAAGGGCAAAATTATTTCCTCATAAGAGGATCAATGTGAAGGCCCCTGAACTTGTAACTCCTGTTGTGTTGCCTGCCAAGAGAAAGGAAAGATCTCTTTCATCATTGGTGGTCAGCACCCCCAGAGTATCGACACAGATTGGAATGACCGGAAGAAGATCAAAATCTGTTGCAAGAAAAGCATCAAAAGGTTCCAGTTTTATCATAGAAAAACCAGTTTCAAACTCCATTGAGGATCAGCCTGACAGCTCTAGCTCACCAGAGTTGTTGAACAAATTTACTCAGAACCTGAGGCAG AACTCTGCTGCTGGCGAGCCATCTAATCACCCTAACTCCGATAGAGGGAGAGGGAATGGTCCTGATTATTGGGAAGGAAAAGTTGATCTCTGGAAACCTTTAACTTGTTTGGTTGAAGCAGCAAATAGGAGCAAGTCGTCTAAGTTCAGCACACAAGGAACTCTTGCTAAATCTGAAGAGCAACTTTCATATGAGAATGAGGGTCTTCCTAGGAAAACCAAGAATAaggaacaaagaaagaaatcaaaagttaAAGATGAGAAGAATTACGGTGACCATGCCCCTCCAGAATCTGAAAGGCCTAAAAAGTTTAGTAGAATCCGTGAAAAGGCACGGAATTTTGGAGAATTGGCTCCCCCCCAGGCTGTGCTCGATGCTGCCAGTGCTAAACTTGACAGAAGAACTTATCCAATTTGGTTCTCGTTGGTCGCCTCTAACGATGT GGAAGGAGATGCCCCACCCCTGCCTCAGATTTCAGCAAGTTACTTGAGAATAAA GGATGGAAATATACCTGtttcttttattcaaaagTACCTCAAGAGGAAGTTAGATCTCACAAGTGAAGCTGAG GTTGACATCAAGTGCATGGGACAGACGATCATCCCCACATTGACGTTGAATAATCTAGTTGATCTGTGGCTTCAGACAACTAGCACTGAGAGAGTATCAGCCACAATTGGCTCATCCGCGAAGGAATTCGTGATGGTACTGAGCTACGCTCGCAGAGTCCCTGATTCTTGA
- the LOC105165334 gene encoding E3 ubiquitin protein ligase DRIP2 isoform X1, with translation MHRIRYVVKVRREAVAPCMTCPLCHKLFRDATTIIECLHTFCRKCIYKKLSDEEMDCCPICNIDLGCVPLEKLRADHNLQDVRAKLFPHKRINVKAPELVTPVVLPAKRKERSLSSLVVSTPRVSTQIGMTGRRSKSVARKASKGSSFIIEKPVSNSIEDQPDSSSSPELLNKFTQNLRQNSAAGEPSNHPNSDRGRGNGPDYWEGKVDLWKPLTCLVEAANRSKSSKFSTQGTLAKSEEQLSYENEGLPRKTKNKEQRKKSKVKDEKNYGDHAPPESERPKKFSRIREKARNFGELAPPQAVLDAASAKLDRRTYPIWFSLVASNDVEGDAPPLPQISASYLRIKDGNIPVSFIQKYLKRKLDLTSEAEVDIKCMGQTIIPTLTLNNLVDLWLQTTSTERVSATIGSSAKEFVMVLSYARRVPDS, from the exons TTTGCAGGAAATGCATTTACAAGAAGCTCTCAGACGAGGAGATGGACTGCTGTCCAATATGCAATATCGACTTGGGATGTGTTCCGTTGGAGAAGTTGAG GGCGGATCATAATTTGCAAGATGTAAGGGCAAAATTATTTCCTCATAAGAGGATCAATGTGAAGGCCCCTGAACTTGTAACTCCTGTTGTGTTGCCTGCCAAGAGAAAGGAAAGATCTCTTTCATCATTGGTGGTCAGCACCCCCAGAGTATCGACACAGATTGGAATGACCGGAAGAAGATCAAAATCTGTTGCAAGAAAAGCATCAAAAGGTTCCAGTTTTATCATAGAAAAACCAGTTTCAAACTCCATTGAGGATCAGCCTGACAGCTCTAGCTCACCAGAGTTGTTGAACAAATTTACTCAGAACCTGAGGCAG AACTCTGCTGCTGGCGAGCCATCTAATCACCCTAACTCCGATAGAGGGAGAGGGAATGGTCCTGATTATTGGGAAGGAAAAGTTGATCTCTGGAAACCTTTAACTTGTTTGGTTGAAGCAGCAAATAGGAGCAAGTCGTCTAAGTTCAGCACACAAGGAACTCTTGCTAAATCTGAAGAGCAACTTTCATATGAGAATGAGGGTCTTCCTAGGAAAACCAAGAATAaggaacaaagaaagaaatcaaaagttaAAGATGAGAAGAATTACGGTGACCATGCCCCTCCAGAATCTGAAAGGCCTAAAAAGTTTAGTAGAATCCGTGAAAAGGCACGGAATTTTGGAGAATTGGCTCCCCCCCAGGCTGTGCTCGATGCTGCCAGTGCTAAACTTGACAGAAGAACTTATCCAATTTGGTTCTCGTTGGTCGCCTCTAACGATGT GGAAGGAGATGCCCCACCCCTGCCTCAGATTTCAGCAAGTTACTTGAGAATAAA GGATGGAAATATACCTGtttcttttattcaaaagTACCTCAAGAGGAAGTTAGATCTCACAAGTGAAGCTGAG GTTGACATCAAGTGCATGGGACAGACGATCATCCCCACATTGACGTTGAATAATCTAGTTGATCTGTGGCTTCAGACAACTAGCACTGAGAGAGTATCAGCCACAATTGGCTCATCCGCGAAGGAATTCGTGATGGTACTGAGCTACGCTCGCAGAGTCCCTGATTCTTGA
- the LOC105165334 gene encoding E3 ubiquitin protein ligase DRIP2 isoform X3 produces MHRIRYVVCRKCIYKKLSDEEMDCCPICNIDLGCVPLEKLRADHNLQDVRAKLFPHKRINVKAPELVTPVVLPAKRKERSLSSLVVSTPRVSTQIGMTGRRSKSVARKASKGSSFIIEKPVSNSIEDQPDSSSSPELLNKFTQNLRQNSAAGEPSNHPNSDRGRGNGPDYWEGKVDLWKPLTCLVEAANRSKSSKFSTQGTLAKSEEQLSYENEGLPRKTKNKEQRKKSKVKDEKNYGDHAPPESERPKKFSRIREKARNFGELAPPQAVLDAASAKLDRRTYPIWFSLVASNDVEGDAPPLPQISASYLRIKDGNIPVSFIQKYLKRKLDLTSEAEVDIKCMGQTIIPTLTLNNLVDLWLQTTSTERVSATIGSSAKEFVMVLSYARRVPDS; encoded by the exons TTTGCAGGAAATGCATTTACAAGAAGCTCTCAGACGAGGAGATGGACTGCTGTCCAATATGCAATATCGACTTGGGATGTGTTCCGTTGGAGAAGTTGAG GGCGGATCATAATTTGCAAGATGTAAGGGCAAAATTATTTCCTCATAAGAGGATCAATGTGAAGGCCCCTGAACTTGTAACTCCTGTTGTGTTGCCTGCCAAGAGAAAGGAAAGATCTCTTTCATCATTGGTGGTCAGCACCCCCAGAGTATCGACACAGATTGGAATGACCGGAAGAAGATCAAAATCTGTTGCAAGAAAAGCATCAAAAGGTTCCAGTTTTATCATAGAAAAACCAGTTTCAAACTCCATTGAGGATCAGCCTGACAGCTCTAGCTCACCAGAGTTGTTGAACAAATTTACTCAGAACCTGAGGCAG AACTCTGCTGCTGGCGAGCCATCTAATCACCCTAACTCCGATAGAGGGAGAGGGAATGGTCCTGATTATTGGGAAGGAAAAGTTGATCTCTGGAAACCTTTAACTTGTTTGGTTGAAGCAGCAAATAGGAGCAAGTCGTCTAAGTTCAGCACACAAGGAACTCTTGCTAAATCTGAAGAGCAACTTTCATATGAGAATGAGGGTCTTCCTAGGAAAACCAAGAATAaggaacaaagaaagaaatcaaaagttaAAGATGAGAAGAATTACGGTGACCATGCCCCTCCAGAATCTGAAAGGCCTAAAAAGTTTAGTAGAATCCGTGAAAAGGCACGGAATTTTGGAGAATTGGCTCCCCCCCAGGCTGTGCTCGATGCTGCCAGTGCTAAACTTGACAGAAGAACTTATCCAATTTGGTTCTCGTTGGTCGCCTCTAACGATGT GGAAGGAGATGCCCCACCCCTGCCTCAGATTTCAGCAAGTTACTTGAGAATAAA GGATGGAAATATACCTGtttcttttattcaaaagTACCTCAAGAGGAAGTTAGATCTCACAAGTGAAGCTGAG GTTGACATCAAGTGCATGGGACAGACGATCATCCCCACATTGACGTTGAATAATCTAGTTGATCTGTGGCTTCAGACAACTAGCACTGAGAGAGTATCAGCCACAATTGGCTCATCCGCGAAGGAATTCGTGATGGTACTGAGCTACGCTCGCAGAGTCCCTGATTCTTGA
- the LOC105165334 gene encoding E3 ubiquitin protein ligase DRIP2 isoform X4: MDCCPICNIDLGCVPLEKLRADHNLQDVRAKLFPHKRINVKAPELVTPVVLPAKRKERSLSSLVVSTPRVSTQIGMTGRRSKSVARKASKGSSFIIEKPVSNSIEDQPDSSSSPELLNKFTQNLRQNSAAGEPSNHPNSDRGRGNGPDYWEGKVDLWKPLTCLVEAANRSKSSKFSTQGTLAKSEEQLSYENEGLPRKTKNKEQRKKSKVKDEKNYGDHAPPESERPKKFSRIREKARNFGELAPPQAVLDAASAKLDRRTYPIWFSLVASNDVEGDAPPLPQISASYLRIKDGNIPVSFIQKYLKRKLDLTSEAEVDIKCMGQTIIPTLTLNNLVDLWLQTTSTERVSATIGSSAKEFVMVLSYARRVPDS; the protein is encoded by the exons ATGGACTGCTGTCCAATATGCAATATCGACTTGGGATGTGTTCCGTTGGAGAAGTTGAG GGCGGATCATAATTTGCAAGATGTAAGGGCAAAATTATTTCCTCATAAGAGGATCAATGTGAAGGCCCCTGAACTTGTAACTCCTGTTGTGTTGCCTGCCAAGAGAAAGGAAAGATCTCTTTCATCATTGGTGGTCAGCACCCCCAGAGTATCGACACAGATTGGAATGACCGGAAGAAGATCAAAATCTGTTGCAAGAAAAGCATCAAAAGGTTCCAGTTTTATCATAGAAAAACCAGTTTCAAACTCCATTGAGGATCAGCCTGACAGCTCTAGCTCACCAGAGTTGTTGAACAAATTTACTCAGAACCTGAGGCAG AACTCTGCTGCTGGCGAGCCATCTAATCACCCTAACTCCGATAGAGGGAGAGGGAATGGTCCTGATTATTGGGAAGGAAAAGTTGATCTCTGGAAACCTTTAACTTGTTTGGTTGAAGCAGCAAATAGGAGCAAGTCGTCTAAGTTCAGCACACAAGGAACTCTTGCTAAATCTGAAGAGCAACTTTCATATGAGAATGAGGGTCTTCCTAGGAAAACCAAGAATAaggaacaaagaaagaaatcaaaagttaAAGATGAGAAGAATTACGGTGACCATGCCCCTCCAGAATCTGAAAGGCCTAAAAAGTTTAGTAGAATCCGTGAAAAGGCACGGAATTTTGGAGAATTGGCTCCCCCCCAGGCTGTGCTCGATGCTGCCAGTGCTAAACTTGACAGAAGAACTTATCCAATTTGGTTCTCGTTGGTCGCCTCTAACGATGT GGAAGGAGATGCCCCACCCCTGCCTCAGATTTCAGCAAGTTACTTGAGAATAAA GGATGGAAATATACCTGtttcttttattcaaaagTACCTCAAGAGGAAGTTAGATCTCACAAGTGAAGCTGAG GTTGACATCAAGTGCATGGGACAGACGATCATCCCCACATTGACGTTGAATAATCTAGTTGATCTGTGGCTTCAGACAACTAGCACTGAGAGAGTATCAGCCACAATTGGCTCATCCGCGAAGGAATTCGTGATGGTACTGAGCTACGCTCGCAGAGTCCCTGATTCTTGA
- the LOC105165333 gene encoding signal recognition particle 9 kDa protein, which yields MVYIASWDDFVEKSVQLFRADPEKTRYVMKYRHCDGKLVLKVTDDKECIKFKTDQAQDAKKMEKLNNVFFTLMARGPEADISEVGGKEQAEAQPAKKGRGRKQ from the exons ATGGTATATATCGCATCTTGGGACGATTTTGTGGAAAAATCAGTTCAATTGTTTCGTGCTGATCCCGAGAAA ACTCGTTATGTGATGAAATATCGGCATTGCGATGGCAAATTGGTCCTGAAAGTGACTGATGATAAGGAG TGTATCAAGTTTAAGACAGACCAAGCACAAGATGCTAAAAAGATGGAGAAGCTCAATAATGTATTCTTTACTCTGATGGCCCGTGGACCAGAAG CTGATATATCTGAAGTTGGTGGAAAAGAGCAAGCAGAGGCACAGCCAGCCAAGAAAGGAAGGGGAAGGAAACAATAG